One region of Eupeodes corollae chromosome 1, idEupCoro1.1, whole genome shotgun sequence genomic DNA includes:
- the LOC129939819 gene encoding organic cation transporter protein, whose amino-acid sequence MANSVEKPFIAMKEDDLKEIVSEELDRIGTGGKWVWTLFFLCVTPNILNGFHVSSYVLIGHIPEKMWCGVNELKDTNWTPDQIKSITEADLDTNGCTIRDWNYAHLAQMPYHMALNYTSRISKPSEISCKIKGQYEFSEPEKTFVPDWQLVCDKSLQRTSAQVAMSIGKFLGSFTLGIFADAYGRKASFMFGSAVFVISSTIIAFTPLYSLFLAGRFGLGLASSGLFYPAFSLLSENISVNHRSWMSIAFSASYPIGMIILAVTAYLVQPWRELQMTLTIPSFLLILNCYLMFESPRWLMTQNRSAEAYKIVFNKDCDYQIENGPEMVTAKRKDDPAPRSLWLKLKEGPLKQFIALYGNSTIRRLAFTCYFMFCVTSLSYYVTALNAHNLSVNRYLYVGITGMVDIPCFAIPMILLKITGRRNTTMLLYFGAGSALLAVLAVPSDNPNLIVLFAMMGRFGITAVYSIVTLYTAELFPTSIRNSALGTCSTMAHVGSISAPYVVDVLGILGWYIPTTICGCCVLLASLLTFTLPETSSGNLDHIEDKSDKDSIKDSEEN is encoded by the exons gaCACTTTTCTTCCTGTGCGTCACTCCAAATATACTCAATGGCTTTCACGTATCGTCTTACGTATTAATTGGCCATATACCTGAGAAAATGTGGTGCGGTGTAAATGAACTCAAAGACACCAATTGGACACCCGATCAAATTAAATCAATCACAGAAGCTGATTTAGATACCAATGGTTGTACAATACGCGATTGGAATTATGCACATTTAGCTCAAATGCCTTATCATATGGCATTGAATTATACTAGCAGAATAAGTAAACCAAGCGAAATCTCGTGTAAGATTAAGGGACAGTATGAGTTTTCGGAACCGGAAAAAACATTCGTTCCTGat tggCAACTTGTTTGTGATAAATCATTGCAACGAACATCAGCTCAAGTAGCAATGTCAATTGGAAAGTTTTTGGGTTCGTTTACACTTGGAATATTTGCTGATGC ataTGGACGCAAGGCAAGTTTTATGTTTGGATCAGCAGTTTTTGTGATATCAAGTACTATCATAGCATTTACACCATTGTACTCACTTTTCTTGGCTGGACGTTTTGGTCTGGGATTAGCATCTTCAGGGCTTTTTTATCCAGCTTTCTCTTTAC TGTCAGAGAACATCAGCGTTAATCACCGATCTTGGATGAGTATTGCTTTCTCAGCATCTTATCCAATTGGTATGATTATTCTAGCTGTCACAGCTTATCTAGTTCAACCATGGAGAGAACTACAAATGACACTTACTATTCCaagctttttattaattttaaattgcta TCTAATGTTCGAGTCTCCACGTTGGCTAATGACCCAAAATCGTTCTGCTGAGGCTTACAAAATAGTGTTCAACAAAGATTGTgactatcaaattgaaaatggtcCTGAAATGGTTACTGCCAAAAGAAAG gATGACCCAGCCCCAAGATCTCTCTGGCTTAAGCTTAAAGAAGGCCCATTGAAGCAATTTATTGCCTTATATGGAAATTCCACAATTAGACGTCTAGCATTTACTTGTTACTTTATGTTCTGTGTTACATCTTTATCATACTATGTTACTG CTTTAAATGCACACAATTTATCGGTTAACCGATATCTCTATGTTGGCATTACTGGTATGGTAGACATTCCCTGCTTCGCTATACCaatgattttgttgaaaatcacAGGTCGACGTAATACCACAATGCTGTTGTATTTCGGAGCTGGTTCAGCTCTTTTAGCTGTTCTTGCTGTTCCCAGTG atAATCCAAATTTGATTGTCTTATTTGCAATGATGGGACGATTTGGCATCACTGCTGTTTATTCAATTGTCACTCTATACACCGCGGAACTATTCCCAACGTCCATTCGTAACTCCGCGCTAGGAACTTGCTCAACAATGGCTCATGTTGGTTCTATTTCAGCTCCTTATGTAGTTGATGTTTTG GGTATTCTTGGTTGGTACATTCCTACAACAATTTGCGGTTGCTGTGTATTGCTGGCAAGTCTTTTGACATTCACTTTACCCGAAACGAGCAGCGGTAATTTGGATCACATAGAAGATAAATCCGATAAAGATTCAATTAAGGATTCTGAAGAAAactaa